GTCGGGCGTAGCCTCGACCGGGTGAGTCGTAGCCGCCATGCGACATACCACATCTCCCCGCCTCTGCGTTTCACCTGACCTTGTGCCACTCAATAATCGTCTATTGTTTTTAGACAGCTTCTAATAATTTCTTTCCCGGTGCGAATATGGCAATCTGCCATAAGTAAAAAAACTCCCGCGCATGAAAATTCACGCACGGAAGTATTAATCAACTTTCTCTCAAAAAGTATTTTTTCACCATTTCAACTCAACCTTTATACCATCGGGGCTATTGGCGAAGCCCAGGTATAAGGTTTTTGATGAGGTATCCCACGATGTTTTAACATCAGTAATATTTTGTCCTTTACTATCGGTTATAACAATTTGCTTTGGCTGGCCCGGCAATAAAACCCGCGCGCTGTTAAGCGTTTTTACAGGGCTTTTGGCTATAAAAGAATAGCTGCCGGCTGCAACTTTTTCGTCATAGATCCTTGAAGCCGAAGCTAATACCTGGGGTATGTTTTTATTGGCTACCCGTGTAATATTGTATAACAACGCCTGCTCGCCGGGATTGATTACCTTTTCGGCCAGGATGGGCAACTGCGGATCGAACAGATCAATTACCGGGCCTTTTACGGTATAAGGTTTGCTGTCGGCATTTTCATCCATTACGGCTACAATATCGTAAGGCCCACGGGCCAGGTACAGGCTATTTTTAAAGGTTAAAGCGCCGGCATGGGCATCTTTTTCATAGGCTTGTTTAACGGTGCCGATATAGTTACCATCGTTAGCTGCCTGCAGCACATATTCTTTAGGGTTTTGCCTCAATACATATACCGCGCCTTTACCAACTTTAAACTTTTGCCCGTCGGCAGTTGGGTTTACACCAAGTAGTTTAAATAAGTGCTGCGACGGCGCTGTAAAGTTATTGCCCTTAGTATCCCACCATTCCATTACAGATTGGTAAGGATCATCATCGCGCCCGCAATAAATGAGCACGCCGCCTTGCTTTACCCAGGCTGCTAATTGCTGATGAATTTGTGCCGATACGGGCTTCATATTAGCATAGCTCATCACCAGTACTTTGATATTTTTAAGCGATGCCGCGTAGCCCAGGTTTTCCATATGCACGGTTTGTACCGGCACGCCATGTTTTAGCAATGGCAACGTTTGGCCGTAAAAGTTTGAGAACTGCGGATCCTCGAACCCATTATGTGTAGGGAAGCGTTGAAACATCAGTGTATTACTCATCAGCACGCCAATGCCATTTACACCGGTTACCTTATTGGTTGATGGTGGCATGCTGTTGAGGGCGTTAACCATCACCTGCATTTGGGTTGAGTAGTATTGAGGGATCAGGATTTTTTCGTTACTATTGGCAACTTTGTAGGGATGCGTATAAATGCGCTCGGGCCAGGGCATCACCTCGTAATCAGATACGGTTGGGTACAACAACTTGGCCGTAAAGGTAGCCTGGTAATTTCGCTTATAATCGCCCCAGTCTTTCTGCCTGTCTTCAATTGGGTCGGTTAAAAAAAACATTTTGCGGCCCGTTGGCGCGGTCATAGATACCATCGACCCATATTCCAGGTAGGCGTTTTCAAATACGCGTTCTTTTTGCAGGCCGTTAAAATAAGTTGGCTCGCGCGAGGTGCCTGTCCACACCTGGGCTATGTAACCATCAATACCGGGCAACGAAGCCAAGCTGGCCTCGGGACTAACAATTTGCCACGACGAATAATTAACCAGCGAATGCGTGGCGATAAACACTTTTATATTTAAGCCCTTGCTTTTGCCATAGGCTTTGGCGTACGATGATACTTTTTCAATAGCATCATAATACAGGTGATACTTTAATTTGCTGGATAGGTAAGTATTCTCGGCCGATGCATCCTGTGGCTTCCAGGGGAAACCGTAATAGCTTTGCCATTGGGCTTTAAAACCCGCGCTATAGCCTGCACGTGCCCAAAATTCAGGTTCTTCTAAAAATATATTGGTGATGCCAACATCAATTACTCTTTTAATAACCGCTGTTTTCATGTACTCGATGAACGAGGCATCGGGCACTACATACGGCATATCCCTGCCATGAAAAATGGTATCGCCCTTTTGGGTAACCTGCCCAACACCCAGGTGGTTTTTACCGTCCCATTTACCCAGGAAGTAATCTTTGTAATCGCCCCAGGCTATGCCGGTCATGAAGTTGGTTTGGTAACCATGATCGCGCCAGGTTTGTACGCGCTGTTCAAAGGTCATGCCGGAGTGGTCGTTGGTACCGTAAACAATGGCAATGTCGCTGCGTACGTCAATCTCGGGCATCCAGGGGCTGGCGGTTTGGAAAGCAGTCTTCTCTTTTAACGGTGCCGGTGCCTGCTGCGCAAAAACAGCAGACGCCAGCATTGTTAAACAACAGGAAACAAAAATGTTTTTCATAGATAGGTGCAGGGCGGTAGATGCCGCTTAATACCATACAATAATAGGATAAGTGGTATTAAAACAAGGGTTAATAAATGGGTTAACCCGGTTTAAATTTCATTAACCCATTAAAATTAATCGTTTTATTAACCGGGAATGATGGAAAGTCTTGAGTCGAAAGTCTTAAGTTTTAAGTCAAAAAGGACAAGTCAGATTTACGAGTACTTCTGACTTAACACTAATCGTTCTATTAACATCCCCTATTTCCCGCAAATTTTATCAAATGGGATAGGGTAATCAATTCCCAGTGATCTTTTATATTCGGCTACAAAATCATCATAGGTGCGGCGGGCGTGTTCAATACCCCTGGTGCGCCTGATGGCTTTCAGTTTATATTTAATGCCGGCATCGCTAAACGGGTCGATATTTAAAATCAGCCGGCTTATCTCCAGCGCCTTTTTAAACTGTCCCTCATCATAGGTTTTTTTTATTACAGGCTGCAAAGCCGGCATTAAAGTCTCTTCATATTCCTCTTTAAAATCATCCAGCCAAACATCGGGCATAGCCGGCAGCAGGCCGCCGCGCGCAATCAAATCAAAATGAGGGACCTCCAATGCAGCTGGCCCCCGGCTACTTTTAAGGCTGGCCTGCACCTCAAAATAATCACAAAAAAAGTCGTCCGAAACAGTGAAGCTATAGGTGTCGTTGATATAGGCCAGCTCAATTCCGTCCAGGTCGGCAAGAATGCTTCTCAGGTGATTTAAGGTAACGCCCCGGATGTTTTTTGTTTTGGCTACATCTTTATCGGCCCAAAGGGTGGTGGAAATACGCCTGGAGGTTACACCATTTTTATCGCGGCTGTTCAGTAAAATCAGAATAAATAGTTGTTTAATTTTAGGGCTAAACAGGTAGGTAATATCCTTGCCGTTTTTATCATAAACCGTAAATGCGCCCAGCAAATAAACCGCATTAACCTTGTTGCCGATAATTTCCAAGGCGCTTTCATCCTGGGTTAAATCAGCAGTATCCTGCACCGGTTTGGCTTTTTTTCTTTTCAGGTAGATGAATGCAGCACCAGCTACAAGTAGTATCGCCGCCAGCCCTGCAACGTAGCTATACAAACTGGTTGTTGCGCTTTTAGCCTGTTTTGATTTTAAATAAGCGGCATAACTTACCGGGGGAAATGCCAGCGAGTAAATTTTGATACCCGATTTTACAGGCGAAGTAAACTCCTGCGTAGTACAATAAAATTCGTTAGCGTCGCTGTTAAAAAACAGGTTAACATCGGTTTCAATCCGTTCGGATGTTACCGCAATCTCGCCGCTTACAACCTCGTATGATCCATCTTGTATCGAATACTTATAAAGCTTCAGGCTGGTTTTAGGCCGCTCGTGCGGGTAACATAACACATAAAAATATTTTCCATCCTTTGATGGTACAAGGTTATTGGCCGGTACAAAAGCCTCTTCATCAGGCTTAATTTCCCATAGTTTTTTGATGGTGCGGTTGCTTAGGTTAACCCGGTACAAATCATAAAAGTGCATACCACCTACAACCTGGCTACCCGATTGATTACCGATGCCGCCAAATATATACACGTCGTTATTCGCGTCGGCAGTACTGCAGGCCGAAAAAAACCGCGGATCGATATGGTCGCCGGTAAAAACCACAGGCTGCCAAACCTGTTTCAGGGTATCAAACTTAAAAAAATCATTATAGTACCGGAACGAGCCGTAGCCGCCAAATAAATAAAGATCATGGTAATCTTTATCATAAAACACATTGTGGTGATGCCGTTGCGATGGCAGGGCAGCGTTCCCCTTAACCTCCCATTTTAAACCCGAAAGATCAAGCGATACCAGGCCGGAGGGGCGGCCGAGACCGTTATTGACCTCGTATACATACAGTTTATTTTGCCTGGGGCTAACAATACTTTTGCCCAATAACAAGGGCATAGGCAGGGGGTTTTGATAAGGGCTGGATGATTCCTCATCATTCCTTACATTATATTGCGTTACCGATTTGCTGCCAAACAGCACCATGCTTTGTTTTTGCTGATTAAAGTTTAGCCCCACAACCTCGTTAACGCTTTTTGACAACCGCGGCTTCCAGAAGTACGATTCATTAATAAGCCAAACCGGGTTTTCCACAAAACCAATCCCATCACCATTGCTGCTGTGCACGTTTTGGCCTTCCCATTCATCTAACGGGAACGAATAAGTTTGAGAAGCATCGCCAACTTCCAGGTTGCGAATGGCCATATTGGGCACATCGGAGTAACGCGGGTTTTTGCCAAAGGTAATTACCGGGCTGATGCTGCCGGTGAAACTAAAGCCCGAAGCGCCATACGGTTTACCGTTAACCCACACTGTTGCTTTATCCCCACGCAGGTCCAGCTTGATTTTGATGGCTGTCCATGTCCTTTTTGATAGCTGGGCAGCGCTCAGCGGAATGGTGATCTTATTGCTCTTACTGTCGATATTGAAATTTAAGTAAGGGGTGCCGTTCAAATAAATATAACTGAGGCTATAGGAATTGTTTTTACTATCGGCAAGGTTTAAAACATAGCCCAGGTGCGAATTATCCCATAAAGCCAGTTGAAAGGCGATGGTTAATTCATCATTAAATGTGGGCCTTTCCTGTTTAAAAACGGAATAGGACGTCCGTTTTTCCATTAAACTATCGTTCGAGTTGAATTGCAAACCCTGCGCCTGTAATTTTACGCACGAGCCAAGGACGGCAGCAAAAACCAAAATCCTATATACCCAGGGATGACGTAATAAAATCCGGCTCGCTTTTGTCATTGAATACACTTGTCTAAAATCCCCGGGACCAGGGGAATGGCCCGCTGTTGAACGCAAGTGCTAAAATATGTTTTTTTTAAGTATGGCAAACGGAGAATTTGTGATGCTGTGGAAATGGTTAGTTGAATGCTAAAGTATATCTAATTCGCCGCTGGCTTTTTGTGTTACTATTACCTCCATTTACTAACCCGCTCTGTACTATCATCAAACTGAGCCGATAAAGAATTCATCCGCGATGCTAACAGTAACTGATGCCCCTCCAGGCTACGTGTAAAGACAAGATCGCAATAGCCAACATTTTTTTGCCATTGTTCCATAAAATAATTGGCAGATGCTTTCGTTCTACCAATTAATTCGGGTACGGCGTGGTAATCTTTTTGCTTTACAAAAAATAAAAACATATTCCTTCTCACGATAACGTACCGAGGGTTATCTATAAGCCCGACTATTTCATGCAACATATTAATAAAAGCAGAGTGCTCATATGTTGTGCCGCCGTCCAAAAAGCAATAAACGTTGCCAAACCGGTCAACCGATGAATCTACCCTAAGTTTGGCGCGGTCTGTTTTAACAACCTCCATGTGTACCATAGCGCTTAATAATGCATTGGCTATTTGCTCAACATCCTTTGATATATCGCGGTATTTAATAAAAAGCCGCAAAGCTTTAAATGCCAGGCGGCCAAAAAAAAGAAAGCCGGTTATTGCAATGATAACAAGGTAGATAGAAATTCCCTCACGCGACGATAGTAACCTTCCAGCCCTGCCCAGGCTTTGCAATATGGCAGATAAATAATCGAGCATACCAAAACCAAGTGCGGCAAGCAGGTTGGCAATGGTTTTATTAAGGTACATGGTTTTAATCGCGCTGTATTCACGGTCGCTTTCAAAAGGGATCTTGATCTCTTCAATTAACGTGACGCCATTTTCCAGTGCTGCATGCCATTTAGCTTGAAGGGATTCCCTGTCGGCCGCGTAAGTAAATGCTCTTTTGTTCTGCTGTTCAACATCATCCGGCTGTTTTATACCAGGCGGGATATTTAACCGGCCTACACCGTTTTCGATACCGCCGCCATCTTTAAAAGAGATGCCAACAAAGCTTTTAAACCTGCGCTTAAGCATATCAAAATCTTCGCCGGCGGTAGCGGTGGTTGGATCGATACAGCATAAGTGCCAGATGTTGCCCGTTTTGCCCAGGTTACCTTTTTGCGTACGAATGGCACGGCCACGCATTTGGTTAGACAGCACAAACGAGCCAACAAAACTGGCCAGCACCAGCGAGTTAATTGCCGGTGCATCCCATCCTTCGCCCAAAAGCGATTTTGTACCGATCAGCACCTCTATTTCGCCCGATTGAAAAATCTGAGTAATAAGATTAACAATATCGTTTTTTAACTGCTCGCTCTGTTCAACTAAAACATAATCACTTGCAAATGGCACCCTTTCGCAATTAATTTCGCCTAATCCATAATGCCTCACTTTTTCCCGGAACACCTGGTAGGCCGAATACGGGACGATAACCAGCGAGCCCGTTAACACGCCAATTTTGATACCGGCAGCATTTTGGCGCCTTAGTTTTTCAAAAATGGTCATCACGCCAATTTTGTTCAGCTCAAGTTCGTTAATATCAGCATTGATGTAGAAATCTTTGCGGATATAATCTGTCAATACTACCATCCGCAGGTTGTGGCCCAGTTGCTGGTATTCAAAATTGACAATATGTTGTATGCTATCTAATTTGCTGATACTGGACGTTAAAGCCCCGGTCACTTTTTTGTTTTGCGAAAAGCTGATCTGCCGTTTTTCTATTGCCCCATACCGGTGCAATTTACCCTCAATAATTTTTTGATGGGCGGCAAAAATTTTAAAAATTTCCTTATCCCGGTACAGGTAAAAATCCAGCAAAACCTCCATCCAACTGTTATCAAAAACCGGGATTTTCAGTTTTTTGTTATCTATAATGTCAAGATGATCTTTTGATATGACCCTTCCGTTGGCATTTAAAAAAATGAGCGAAGCGGAATAGTAAGACAGATTGGTGTAAATCCAATCTAAACTCCCCTGCGGGTTTTGCCAGGCCGGATGATTTTCAATGGCATTGATTAAGGTTTCGTCGACTTTAATCTCTGCAAAAAGCTCTTCAATGCCCTGCCTGAACGCGGCTATCCCTTTAATTTCATCATCGGCGGGTAATGATAGGTACACATAGTCCTGGTGCGGGCACAAATCGCCTTCAATAATTAACTCCGGCACCGAAATTTCAATATTGATCGGCCCGTTTAATTCCAGGTAACGCTGCCATTCTGTTGCCGATACATCATAGGGCGGCGTAGCGGTTAATCCTATAATCATGGGATCTATCGCTTTTTTAACCTTATCAAGCGTATGCCACCATTCATTTTTTAAATGGTGCGCTTCGTCAACCACAATGGTTTTTACCTGTTGCTCCTTTAAACCGTTTACAATATTGTCGAGGTTATGGTTGGCCGATGTTACGGGTTCGTGTTCGTCAACTTCTTCTTCGCTCTCGCTTTCCGGTTCGGCAGTTTTCAGATCGTTGCAGGCCGCATGCAGCCCCTGGTAGGTTATCACGGTAAGGAAACCCGGCTTCCGGATATCGTGCGAAACCCAGCCAGGCGTTTGCTCCTGTTGTAAAAACATTTCGCAAAACCGCTGTATCCATTGGTTCCTGATGGCGATGGTTGGTGTTAAAATCAGCGTAGGCTGGTTAATCCTGATGGCAACTTCCAGCCCTAAAACTGTTTTGCCCGAACCCGGTGGTGCTATAACGTGTAAATGACCGTCTTTTAAATACTCGTCCAGTCCATCAAGCACGCGTTGCTGATATGCCCTCCAACCGTATGAAAATTTGATATCAGCAGGAAACTCTTTCAATTATTACAGATACTTAATTTGCTAATTTATAATTTAAAAATTGAGCGGCAATTTTACAGATGATTTCTGATTTAAAATTCGGGCAAACAGCCTTTACTTTGCAGGCTGCTGCAACGGCACAAGTTTATTATAGGCATCTATAAGAATTGCCTCTTTATCCTTTACAGCCCAATATTCCATAACCAGGATTAACCCATTGTCGGTGCGCTCCAATGCTACGTTGACAAAACCATGCCGGGTGTCGCATGAAAACTCAAGTTTGGCTCCATTCAGAACTTCGCTTTCGGCGCTAAAACGCTCGTCATCGGTAGTCGCTACCGGGTGCAGCTCATCAAAACCACCTGCGCCGGCTACGATGTACGGCACGGTAATGCCATTACGATAACGCTTGCTGATACGCTGGTAATTATGTACGTGCCCGCTAAAAACCATATCGGGCCAAACGTTGGTTTCGGTAAATGCGCCCTCCAGGAATTCGATCATGGGTAAGCTGGAGCCATGATTAACATCTGCAGAGTATGGTGCATGATGGATACAAACCAGCAATGCCTTTTCCGGGTGGTTTTGTACAGATGACTTTAATTCCTGCAGGAACCACTCCCGCTGCTCTGGCGTAATTACGCCATATTTGGGCACATTACTGTGCAAGCCAATGATGGTGGCAAGCGGTGTATCCAACGTCCAGTAAATATTGGGCTGCACCATGCTTTTGCGCGGGCTGTCGCCGGCAAATGGTATTGCCCGTTGTTGGGTATCGCAAAAAACAGCAGCAAAGGCATTCAAACTTTGGTATGGCTTATCGGCATTGGGGTTTATGTCGCTGTCGTGATTGCCGGCTATGGCAAATACAGGGCCGGGGTAATTGTTATAGGGATCAAAAAACTGGCTTTTGTAATATTTTTCTTCGCCATGGCTATACACTACATCGCCCAGGTGATACAGGAACGAAGGTTTGTTTGCCGCCGCCGAAGTTTGATACTGGGCGGCCATGGCATCGGGCACCCTTTTCTGAAAATCCGGATCGCGAAAGCCACCGGTATCGCCCACTACATGAAATAACATGCGGTTATCGTTTATACCGGGCAATATGTCGTTAACATTTAAATGGTAGGGGTACTTTCCCGACGGCGGGGGAGGCGGCAAAAACTTATAGGTATCGTCGGGCTGATCTTTTTTAAAAACGGGGGTGGTATATTTAGGGGATATTATCATTTAGTGTTAATCATCGAAAGACCAAACATACCAAACAAATATAAATTGAGGGTGAACAAAAGTTTAAGTAGCAGGGAAATCGCGTTTAAGATTTTATGATTAATTACGTTGAGCTATTGCTGTTAGAGCAATTGTTTATATAATCGCGTTTACAGGTTTTTCGCGCCAAGACGCTAAGAGAAAATAAGCAAATCGCTTTGTATCTTAGCGTCTTTGCGCGAAATAAATCTTATCAATTTCAAAAGCGATTTCCCTGATTTAAGCAGCGGGTATTAACGGTTTATAGAACTATGTTATTCATGCAGTACCAGGATAGCTTTCACTGATTTGTTCATTACCTGGTTTACCGTACTTCGGGTAAATAGCCGGTAAACGATGTTATGATGATGTTTAACCAGGCAAAGGATGTCGGTTTTGTGCGTTTGTACAAAATCAACAATGCCGTTTATGGCGCTGCTGTTGTTAATATAGTTAAAATCAAGTTCGGCATTTTTTATTAGGCTGCTTAATTTGGCCTCCCCCGTTTTGATATGTTTATCGTCGGGCTTATCGGCTACATACAACACCTGCATTTTAGCGGATGCAAATGCCTGCACCATTTCGTTCAAAGCGTTTACATCTTCGGCAGACAGGCGGGTTTCAAAATCTGTGGCCAGCGTAATTACGGGCACCCTGGAGAACTTGCTTTCCAGTGGGATGATTAAGGTGGGCGTTTTCAACTTGCTTACTATCATGCTTGCATTACTACCCACAATACCCGCAATACCTGTTGAGCCTGTTATCCCCATTACCAAAAGTTCTACCGGGTTTTCATCAACATAACGGGCTATTACATTTTTCAAAAAACCCACATCGCAAAGTGTACCAACCTTAACCGAAGCATAAGCTTCCTGCCGGGTAAATTCGGCCGCCCACTCCTTCAAGGCCTCCCTTTTGTTGTTATAGTAATCTTCAATAAAAATAGCGTTGTAAGTGCTGTTGTTAATGCCTTCGGTAGGGTGTATGGCATGTATTACGCAAATATCACGGTTTAATACCGCGGCCAGCTCCATAGCGTAAGCCATTGCATTGGCTGCGCTTTTTGAAAAATCGGAAGCAACAAGAATCTGTTTCATTTTTGGCCTTTTAAATAAACAAATGGAAAAACATGAATAATAAAGATGCTAAAATTATTGCTACCGGTAAAGTAAGCACCCAGGCCATCGCAATATTTTTTATGGTTTTATTATTA
The genomic region above belongs to Mucilaginibacter sp. KACC 22773 and contains:
- a CDS encoding metallophosphoesterase family protein, with protein sequence MIISPKYTTPVFKKDQPDDTYKFLPPPPPSGKYPYHLNVNDILPGINDNRMLFHVVGDTGGFRDPDFQKRVPDAMAAQYQTSAAANKPSFLYHLGDVVYSHGEEKYYKSQFFDPYNNYPGPVFAIAGNHDSDINPNADKPYQSLNAFAAVFCDTQQRAIPFAGDSPRKSMVQPNIYWTLDTPLATIIGLHSNVPKYGVITPEQREWFLQELKSSVQNHPEKALLVCIHHAPYSADVNHGSSLPMIEFLEGAFTETNVWPDMVFSGHVHNYQRISKRYRNGITVPYIVAGAGGFDELHPVATTDDERFSAESEVLNGAKLEFSCDTRHGFVNVALERTDNGLILVMEYWAVKDKEAILIDAYNKLVPLQQPAK
- a CDS encoding Kelch repeat-containing protein: MEKRTSYSVFKQERPTFNDELTIAFQLALWDNSHLGYVLNLADSKNNSYSLSYIYLNGTPYLNFNIDSKSNKITIPLSAAQLSKRTWTAIKIKLDLRGDKATVWVNGKPYGASGFSFTGSISPVITFGKNPRYSDVPNMAIRNLEVGDASQTYSFPLDEWEGQNVHSSNGDGIGFVENPVWLINESYFWKPRLSKSVNEVVGLNFNQQKQSMVLFGSKSVTQYNVRNDEESSSPYQNPLPMPLLLGKSIVSPRQNKLYVYEVNNGLGRPSGLVSLDLSGLKWEVKGNAALPSQRHHHNVFYDKDYHDLYLFGGYGSFRYYNDFFKFDTLKQVWQPVVFTGDHIDPRFFSACSTADANNDVYIFGGIGNQSGSQVVGGMHFYDLYRVNLSNRTIKKLWEIKPDEEAFVPANNLVPSKDGKYFYVLCYPHERPKTSLKLYKYSIQDGSYEVVSGEIAVTSERIETDVNLFFNSDANEFYCTTQEFTSPVKSGIKIYSLAFPPVSYAAYLKSKQAKSATTSLYSYVAGLAAILLVAGAAFIYLKRKKAKPVQDTADLTQDESALEIIGNKVNAVYLLGAFTVYDKNGKDITYLFSPKIKQLFILILLNSRDKNGVTSRRISTTLWADKDVAKTKNIRGVTLNHLRSILADLDGIELAYINDTYSFTVSDDFFCDYFEVQASLKSSRGPAALEVPHFDLIARGGLLPAMPDVWLDDFKEEYEETLMPALQPVIKKTYDEGQFKKALEISRLILNIDPFSDAGIKYKLKAIRRTRGIEHARRTYDDFVAEYKRSLGIDYPIPFDKICGK
- a CDS encoding DEAD/DEAH box helicase family protein, which gives rise to MKEFPADIKFSYGWRAYQQRVLDGLDEYLKDGHLHVIAPPGSGKTVLGLEVAIRINQPTLILTPTIAIRNQWIQRFCEMFLQQEQTPGWVSHDIRKPGFLTVITYQGLHAACNDLKTAEPESESEEEVDEHEPVTSANHNLDNIVNGLKEQQVKTIVVDEAHHLKNEWWHTLDKVKKAIDPMIIGLTATPPYDVSATEWQRYLELNGPINIEISVPELIIEGDLCPHQDYVYLSLPADDEIKGIAAFRQGIEELFAEIKVDETLINAIENHPAWQNPQGSLDWIYTNLSYYSASLIFLNANGRVISKDHLDIIDNKKLKIPVFDNSWMEVLLDFYLYRDKEIFKIFAAHQKIIEGKLHRYGAIEKRQISFSQNKKVTGALTSSISKLDSIQHIVNFEYQQLGHNLRMVVLTDYIRKDFYINADINELELNKIGVMTIFEKLRRQNAAGIKIGVLTGSLVIVPYSAYQVFREKVRHYGLGEINCERVPFASDYVLVEQSEQLKNDIVNLITQIFQSGEIEVLIGTKSLLGEGWDAPAINSLVLASFVGSFVLSNQMRGRAIRTQKGNLGKTGNIWHLCCIDPTTATAGEDFDMLKRRFKSFVGISFKDGGGIENGVGRLNIPPGIKQPDDVEQQNKRAFTYAADRESLQAKWHAALENGVTLIEEIKIPFESDREYSAIKTMYLNKTIANLLAALGFGMLDYLSAILQSLGRAGRLLSSREGISIYLVIIAITGFLFFGRLAFKALRLFIKYRDISKDVEQIANALLSAMVHMEVVKTDRAKLRVDSSVDRFGNVYCFLDGGTTYEHSAFINMLHEIVGLIDNPRYVIVRRNMFLFFVKQKDYHAVPELIGRTKASANYFMEQWQKNVGYCDLVFTRSLEGHQLLLASRMNSLSAQFDDSTERVSKWR
- a CDS encoding universal stress protein, with the translated sequence MKQILVASDFSKSAANAMAYAMELAAVLNRDICVIHAIHPTEGINNSTYNAIFIEDYYNNKREALKEWAAEFTRQEAYASVKVGTLCDVGFLKNVIARYVDENPVELLVMGITGSTGIAGIVGSNASMIVSKLKTPTLIIPLESKFSRVPVITLATDFETRLSAEDVNALNEMVQAFASAKMQVLYVADKPDDKHIKTGEAKLSSLIKNAELDFNYINNSSAINGIVDFVQTHKTDILCLVKHHHNIVYRLFTRSTVNQVMNKSVKAILVLHE